TGTAGTCGTCGGTCAACTCCGCCGGCATCGCCACGTACGGCACCTGGAAGAAGGCGAACGCGGTGGCGGTGGCGAGGAAGGCGAACGCCACGTACACCGCGGCGGCCGGGCCGTTACCGAACGGCGCGGCGAAGATGGACGCGAACAGGACGGCGAGCGCGAGGCCGCCGATCAGCAGGTACGGCCGGCGGGCACCCCAGCGCGACCGGGTGCGGTCGGAGATCCGCCCGGCGACCGGGTTGACCAGCACGTCCCATGCCTTGGGCAGCAGCACCAACAGTGCGGCCAGCCCGGCGGCCACGCCCAGCGTGTCGGTCAGGTACGGCAGCAGCAGTAGACCGGGCACGGTGCCGAACGCTCCGGTCGCCAGTGAGCCGAGGGCGTAGCCGGCGTGCACCGTTCGGGGCAGCGGGTTGGCGGCTGACGAGCCGGCGCCCGGCGGCGTTTTCATGGGGCCGAATGTTACTCACGTTATGTCGAGGGTCACATCCCCTCATCAGGCGACCAACGCGCCGCCGCCATGTCCACGCCCTCGCCGCGCAGCGGCACCCCCTCGGCCCGCAGTCGGGCCCGCGCCTCCCGCTCGTGTCCCGGCGGTAGCCGGCCACCCGACGTCACCACCCGGTGCCAGGGCACCGCGCCGCCGTGCCGAGCCATGATGGTGCCCACCAGTCGCGCCGAGGCACGACCCGAACGCTCCGCGAGCGCGTCGGCGACCGCGCCGTACGACATCACCCGGCCCTCGGGGATTCGCTCGACCAGGTCGAGCACCGCCTCGACGTACTCGTCAGGAGTCACAATCGGCCACCATATGGGAACGCGTCCGGGCGGTGCGGCCGTGACCACGCAGAATGGTCGGGTGCGCGAAGCAGTCACGACGGCCCGGCGGGTCGTCGTCAAGATCGGATCCTCCTCGTTGACCACCGCCACCGGCGGGCTGGCCGACGAGCGCGTCGACACGCTGGTCGACACCCTCGGACGGCTCACCGCGGAGGGACGCGAGGTGGTGCTGGTGTCCTCCGGGGCGATCGCCGCCGGCCTCGCCCCGCTCGGGCTTCCCCGACGCCCGCGCGACCTGGCCACCCAGCAGGCCGCCGCCAGCGTCGGGCAGGGCCTGCTCATCGGCCGGTACGCGGCCAGCTTCGCCCGGCACGGCCGGACCGTCGGGCAGGTGCTGCTCACCGTCGATGACGTGACCCGGCGGGCGCACTACCGCAACGCGTACCGGACGCTGCGCAAGCTGCTCGACCTGCGGGCGGTGCCGATCGTCAACGAGAACGACACGGTGGCCACCCAGGAGATCCGGTTCGGCGACAACGATCGGCTGGCCGCTCTGGTGGCCGCGCTGGTGCACGCCGACCTGCTGGTGCTCCTCTCCGACGTGGACGCACTCTGGACCGGCGACCCCACCAATCCGCACTCGACCCGGATCGCGGAGGTCCGCGACGACGCGGACCTCTCCGGAATCACCAT
The window above is part of the Micromonospora sp. LH3U1 genome. Proteins encoded here:
- a CDS encoding MGMT family protein, with product MTPDEYVEAVLDLVERIPEGRVMSYGAVADALAERSGRASARLVGTIMARHGGAVPWHRVVTSGGRLPPGHEREARARLRAEGVPLRGEGVDMAAARWSPDEGM
- the proB gene encoding glutamate 5-kinase; its protein translation is MGTRPGGAAVTTQNGRVREAVTTARRVVVKIGSSSLTTATGGLADERVDTLVDTLGRLTAEGREVVLVSSGAIAAGLAPLGLPRRPRDLATQQAAASVGQGLLIGRYAASFARHGRTVGQVLLTVDDVTRRAHYRNAYRTLRKLLDLRAVPIVNENDTVATQEIRFGDNDRLAALVAALVHADLLVLLSDVDALWTGDPTNPHSTRIAEVRDDADLSGITIGGTGRSGVGTGGMVTKVEAARIATGFGIPVVLTAADLAAPALAGEPVGTLFHPQRQRPTARLFWLAHATSPRGRLHLDPGAVAAVVGRRKSLLPAGITAVDGSFTAGDPVDLVDTAGASVARGLVNYDAVELPGLLGRSTSELAAALGPAYEREVVHRDDLVLL